Proteins encoded together in one Camelina sativa cultivar DH55 chromosome 9, Cs, whole genome shotgun sequence window:
- the LOC104714456 gene encoding jacalin-related lectin 14-like, giving the protein MAEMMEAIGRPGGNKWDDGSDHDGVSKIYVRVGSEGIQTIHLEYVKSGQLKRGKLFGVWDRGFTHTIEIDSLNNEYLESVEGYYDDKSNVIQALQFKTNTKTSELLGYNNKGKKFSLLQTRERKSLGFMDMLRRTSFLLEHISPLFLLVNQSCTVVLVAVTGMMVSFTDTARLNGKAGASSYSAASKS; this is encoded by the exons ATGGCCGAAATGATGGAAGCGATAGGCAGACCCGGAGGCAATAAGTGGGATGATGGATCGGACCATGATGGTGTTTCCAAGATATATGTACGAGTTGGTTCAGAGGGCATTCAGACCATCCATTTGGAATATGTGAAGAGTGGACAACTGAAAAGGGGAAAACTCTTTGGTGTTTGGGATAGAGGTTTCACACATACG ATCGAGATTGACAGTCTTAACAATGAATATCTTGAATCTGTTGAGGGTTACTACGACGACAAATCTAATGTCATTCAAGCACTTCAATTTAAAACTAACACAAAAACTTCTGAGCTGCTAGGCTATAATAATAAGGGTAAGAAGTTTTCACTCTTGCAAACAAGGGAAAGAAAATCATTGGGTTTCATGGACATGTTGAGAAGAACCTCATTTCTCTTGGAGCATATTTCGCCGTTGTTTCTGTTAGTAAATCAGTCTTGCACGGTGGTATTGGTGGCCGTTACTGGGATGATGGTGTCCTTTACCGATACTGCAAGATTGAATGGCAAAGCGGGTGCTTCTTCATACTCTGCTGCGTCTAAGTCCTGA